The following are encoded together in the Capsulimonas corticalis genome:
- the secG gene encoding preprotein translocase subunit SecG, which translates to MEVVKIILLVIQGLISVAFVFLVATQTSKNEGFGTIGVQTPANFKGMPGYEERMQQYTRNLGIAWFAVALLVAFVYR; encoded by the coding sequence ATGGAAGTGGTCAAGATAATCCTGCTGGTGATCCAGGGATTGATCAGCGTGGCGTTCGTCTTTTTGGTGGCGACGCAGACATCCAAGAACGAGGGCTTTGGAACGATCGGCGTGCAGACGCCGGCGAACTTCAAGGGGATGCCTGGCTACGAAGAGCGCATGCAGCAGTACACCCGCAATCTGGGCATTGCGTGGTTCGCGGTCGCGCTTCTCGTCGCGTTCGTTTATCGGTAA